From a single Mycolicibacterium mengxianglii genomic region:
- a CDS encoding ParB/RepB/Spo0J family partition protein has product MTQPSRRKGGLGRGLASLIPTGPAEGDGQGLSPKLGNAAADVLIGGQAVPGPVAEVGAVYREIDPSAIEPNPRQPRQVFDEEALSELVHSIKEFGLMQPIVVRALPTETAGSPARYQLVMGERRWRAAQEAGLATIPSIVRETIDNNMLRDALLENIHRAQLNPLEEAAAYQQLLDEFGVTHDELASRIGRSRPLITNMIRLLRLPIAVQRRVAAGVLSAGHARALLALEAGAEAQEELAARIVAEGLSVRATEEAVTLANRADGPTPAAPRRKPIQMPGLQDVAERLSGAFDTRVTVSLGKRKGKIVVEFGSVDDLQRIVELMEKSKS; this is encoded by the coding sequence ATGACGCAGCCGTCGCGACGAAAAGGTGGGCTGGGTAGGGGACTGGCGTCACTCATCCCGACAGGGCCCGCGGAGGGCGACGGTCAGGGCTTGAGCCCCAAACTCGGGAACGCCGCGGCTGATGTGCTGATCGGGGGCCAGGCGGTTCCGGGCCCGGTCGCCGAGGTCGGCGCGGTGTACCGGGAGATCGATCCCTCCGCGATCGAACCCAATCCTCGACAGCCGCGCCAGGTGTTCGACGAGGAGGCGCTGTCCGAGCTGGTGCACTCCATCAAAGAGTTCGGTCTGATGCAGCCGATCGTGGTGCGGGCACTGCCCACCGAAACCGCCGGAAGCCCGGCCCGCTACCAGTTGGTGATGGGGGAGCGGCGGTGGCGGGCAGCGCAGGAAGCCGGACTGGCGACGATTCCGTCCATTGTCCGCGAGACCATCGACAACAACATGCTGCGTGACGCGCTGCTGGAGAACATCCACCGCGCACAGCTGAACCCGCTCGAAGAGGCCGCCGCCTATCAACAACTCCTCGACGAGTTCGGGGTCACCCACGACGAACTGGCATCGCGGATCGGCCGGTCGCGCCCGTTGATCACCAACATGATCCGGCTGCTCCGGTTGCCGATCGCCGTGCAGCGACGGGTTGCGGCCGGGGTGCTCTCCGCCGGCCATGCGCGGGCGCTCCTCGCCCTGGAGGCCGGGGCCGAGGCACAAGAGGAGTTGGCGGCTCGGATCGTGGCCGAGGGTTTATCGGTACGGGCGACCGAGGAAGCGGTGACATTGGCCAATCGGGCCGACGGGCCGACGCCCGCGGCCCCCCGTCGCAAGCCCATTCAGATGCCCGGTCTGCAAGATGTGGCCGAACGCTTGTCGGGTGCCTTCGACACTCGTGTCACGGTCAGCCTCGGCAAGCGCAAGGGCAAGATCGTGGTCGAGTTCGGCTCGGTCGATGACCTGCAGCGGATCGTCGAGCTGATGGAGAAATCGAAGTCGTGA
- a CDS encoding acetyltransferase produces MSARISPLRLQAFEQLPKHARRCVFWEVDPQTVLGEDHLADPEFEKEAWLSMVMLEWGSCGQVATAAPDNGADDPDAEAPCLGYVLYAPPHAVPRAQRFPTAPVSADAVLLTSMGIESGAMADGLAHSLVAQVVSELMRRGVRALEAFGRTADAAEIVDPAAAEPSLRPALHALGDCSFDQCMIDADFLQEVGFVVVSHHRYFPRLRLELDKGLGWKAEVEAALERLMERAQLEMPVGAGAGALGARSAAPTTKPVRNR; encoded by the coding sequence GTGTCCGCTCGTATCTCGCCGCTCCGCCTCCAAGCGTTCGAGCAGTTGCCCAAGCACGCACGGCGATGCGTTTTCTGGGAGGTCGACCCGCAGACAGTCCTGGGGGAGGACCACCTCGCCGACCCGGAGTTCGAGAAAGAGGCGTGGCTGTCGATGGTCATGCTGGAGTGGGGTTCGTGCGGCCAGGTCGCCACCGCCGCGCCGGACAACGGTGCCGACGACCCCGATGCCGAAGCCCCCTGTCTGGGTTATGTGCTGTACGCCCCGCCGCACGCGGTACCGCGTGCGCAGCGCTTTCCGACCGCCCCTGTCAGCGCCGACGCGGTCCTGTTGACGTCGATGGGAATCGAATCCGGCGCGATGGCGGACGGCCTTGCGCACAGCCTGGTCGCCCAGGTCGTTTCGGAGTTGATGCGCCGTGGGGTCCGTGCATTGGAGGCGTTCGGTCGGACCGCGGATGCAGCAGAGATCGTCGACCCGGCCGCGGCGGAGCCGAGCCTGCGACCCGCCCTGCACGCGCTGGGGGACTGCTCCTTCGATCAGTGCATGATCGACGCCGACTTCCTGCAGGAGGTCGGCTTTGTGGTGGTCTCACACCACCGGTACTTTCCGCGGCTGCGGCTGGAACTCGACAAGGGCCTGGGTTGGAAGGCCGAGGTCGAGGCAGCGCTGGAACGGCTGATGGAGCGGGCTCAGCTGGAGATGCCGGTGGGGGCCGGCGCCGGTGCGCTCGGCGCGCGATCGGCGGCGCCGACGACGAAGCCGGTCAGGAACCGCTGA
- a CDS encoding N-acetylmuramoyl-L-alanine amidase, whose translation MSSPRRGEAADVLRRGDRGVAVTEIRAALAALGLVNNPDDDLSTGRHVAADLFDDELDDAVRAFQQHRGLLVDGIVGEATYRALKEASYRLGARTLHHQFGAPMYGDDVATLQARLQDLGFYTEMVDGHFGLQTHNALSSYQREYGLASDGICGPETLRSLYFLGSRVTGGSPHAIREEELVRRSGPKLSGKRIIIDPGRGGADHGLITQGPDGPISEADVLWDLASRLEGRMTAIGMETFLSRPANHSPTDAERAATANAVGADLMISLRCATQASPAANGVATFHFGNSHGSVSTIGRNLASFIEREVVARTGLRDCRTHGRTWDLLRLTRMPTVQVDIGYITNPRDRAMLVSPQTRDAIAEGILAAVKRLYLLGKNDRPTGTFTFAELLAHEAAIGQGASTRFSGS comes from the coding sequence ATGTCGAGTCCGCGCCGCGGAGAAGCCGCTGACGTGCTGCGTCGCGGTGATCGTGGCGTCGCCGTCACCGAAATCAGAGCGGCCTTGGCTGCTCTGGGTCTGGTGAACAACCCCGACGACGATCTTTCCACCGGCCGGCACGTTGCTGCCGACCTCTTCGACGATGAGCTCGACGACGCGGTGCGCGCCTTCCAGCAACACCGCGGCCTCCTGGTCGACGGCATCGTCGGCGAGGCCACCTATCGGGCTCTCAAAGAGGCGTCCTACCGACTGGGAGCGCGCACGCTGCATCACCAGTTCGGGGCGCCGATGTACGGCGACGACGTGGCGACCCTGCAGGCGCGGCTGCAGGATCTCGGTTTCTACACCGAGATGGTGGACGGGCACTTCGGATTACAGACCCACAACGCGCTGAGTTCGTATCAGCGTGAGTATGGCTTGGCTTCTGACGGTATCTGCGGTCCGGAGACGTTGCGGTCGTTGTACTTCCTCGGTTCCCGCGTCACCGGTGGCTCGCCGCACGCCATCCGCGAGGAGGAGCTGGTACGGCGTTCGGGCCCAAAGCTTTCCGGTAAGCGCATCATCATCGATCCGGGCCGCGGCGGCGCCGATCACGGCCTGATCACCCAGGGCCCGGACGGGCCCATCAGCGAAGCAGATGTGCTGTGGGACTTGGCAAGCCGACTCGAGGGCCGGATGACGGCCATCGGCATGGAGACCTTCCTGTCGCGGCCTGCCAACCACAGCCCCACCGACGCGGAGCGTGCGGCGACTGCCAATGCCGTCGGCGCCGATCTGATGATCAGCCTGCGGTGCGCCACCCAGGCCAGCCCTGCCGCCAACGGCGTCGCCACTTTCCACTTCGGTAATTCGCACGGGTCGGTGTCCACCATCGGCCGTAATCTCGCCAGTTTCATCGAGCGAGAGGTGGTGGCCCGCACCGGGTTACGGGACTGCCGCACCCATGGCCGCACCTGGGATCTGTTGCGGCTGACCCGGATGCCCACGGTCCAGGTGGACATCGGGTATATCACCAATCCCCGGGATCGCGCGATGTTGGTGTCACCGCAGACCCGGGATGCCATTGCCGAGGGAATCCTCGCCGCGGTCAAGCGTCTCTACCTGCTGGGCAAGAACGACCGTCCCACCGGCACATTCACTTTCGCCGAACTCCTGGCGCACGAAGCGGCCATCGGTCAGGGCGCCAGCACTCGCTTCAGCGGTTCCTGA
- a CDS encoding ParA family protein: MTVPPPRRAPGESGADVSRETWDSLTQSDTPIGAAAERAMQVLHKAKQLPRPHHLRVFTIANQKGGVGKTTTAVNMAAALAVQGLKVLVIDLDPQGNASTALGIERRQSGTPSSYEVLIGEIPLHEALQRSPHNPRLFCVPATIDLAGAEIELVSMVARENRLRNALEGLGDSDFDYVFIDCPPSLGLLTLNALVAAPEVLIPIQCEYYALEGVSQLMTNIEMVKAHLNPRLEVTTVLLTMHDGRTKLADQVADEVRRYFGDKVLRTLIPRSVKVSEAPGYSMTIIDYDPGSRGAMSYLDASRELAERGASSPKGQE; this comes from the coding sequence ATGACTGTGCCGCCACCAAGAAGAGCACCAGGAGAGTCGGGCGCTGATGTTTCACGTGAAACGTGGGATTCGTTGACTCAGTCCGACACTCCTATCGGCGCCGCAGCCGAACGGGCCATGCAGGTCCTGCACAAGGCGAAGCAACTCCCACGCCCGCATCATCTCCGGGTGTTCACCATCGCGAACCAGAAGGGCGGCGTCGGTAAGACGACCACCGCGGTGAACATGGCGGCCGCTCTCGCTGTCCAGGGGTTGAAGGTGCTTGTCATCGACCTGGACCCGCAAGGCAATGCCAGCACCGCCCTGGGGATCGAGCGACGCCAATCCGGTACCCCGTCTTCGTACGAGGTGCTGATCGGCGAGATCCCGTTGCACGAGGCGCTGCAACGCAGCCCGCACAACCCGCGACTCTTTTGTGTACCGGCGACTATTGACCTCGCCGGTGCGGAGATCGAACTGGTGTCGATGGTGGCCCGGGAGAACCGGCTCCGGAACGCCCTGGAGGGTCTTGGCGATTCCGACTTCGATTACGTCTTCATCGACTGCCCACCCTCGCTCGGCCTGCTGACGCTCAACGCATTGGTGGCCGCGCCGGAGGTGTTGATCCCGATTCAGTGCGAGTACTACGCGCTGGAAGGCGTATCGCAGTTGATGACGAACATCGAGATGGTGAAGGCGCATCTCAATCCGCGACTAGAGGTCACCACTGTCCTGTTGACGATGCACGATGGACGCACCAAGCTCGCCGACCAGGTCGCCGACGAAGTGCGGCGGTACTTCGGAGACAAGGTGCTTCGTACGCTGATTCCGCGCAGCGTCAAGGTATCCGAGGCGCCGGGCTACAGCATGACGATCATCGACTACGACCCTGGCTCCCGGGGTGCGATGAGCTATCTGGATGCGAGCCGAGAGCTCGCCGAACGTGGGGCATCTTCACCGAAGGGACAAGAATGA
- the trxA gene encoding thioredoxin, which produces MSTTENSATVTVSDDSFSQDVLNSSTPVLVDFWATWCGPCKMVAPVLEEIASEKSGQLTVAKLDVDANPETARDFQVVSIPTMILFQNGQPVKRIVGAKGKAALLRELGDVVS; this is translated from the coding sequence ATGAGCACCACCGAGAACAGCGCGACCGTCACCGTTTCCGACGACTCGTTCTCCCAGGACGTCCTGAACAGCAGCACCCCGGTGCTGGTCGACTTCTGGGCCACCTGGTGTGGTCCGTGCAAGATGGTTGCCCCGGTGCTCGAGGAGATTGCCAGCGAGAAGTCGGGTCAGCTCACCGTCGCCAAGCTCGACGTGGACGCCAACCCCGAGACCGCCAGGGACTTCCAGGTCGTCTCCATTCCGACGATGATTCTGTTCCAGAACGGCCAGCCGGTGAAGCGGATTGTCGGCGCCAAGGGCAAAGCCGCACTGCTTCGCGAACTCGGCGACGTCGTCTCCTGA